In Suncus etruscus isolate mSunEtr1 chromosome 2, mSunEtr1.pri.cur, whole genome shotgun sequence, the genomic stretch TAtagggtttaattcccagtaccctatatggtcctctgagccctgccagaattAATTACAGAgtttagagtcaggagcaacctttgagtattgccaggagtggtccaaaaaaatcctaaaataaaaaaggaaaactgtTAACTAAGTCAAGGCAGCAGACACATATGTTGCTTCTGGTTTGTTCTGTACTTCCCAGGTAGGAAGTGCTGGTGCTTCCTTGGAATGCACTGGGATTAGTTGGTAACATAGATTGTTTACCGGGCTAAAGTGGAAATTTGGGGCATAGTCCAAGAGTGGATCACCAGTTGTTTAGTTTCTAAGCTATCTCTAAGCTAACTTCCTTGACTTCCTTGGAGTCTCTGAGCTCCAAGGAATACTTTAATGAGCTTTCCATGTTTGGCTTTAAAACTTGCAGTGTTatcctggagagataatacagtggatctTGCATCATAAgagtggctgacctgaatttcaCCCCCCCATGgaacatatggtgccctgagcactgcccaaatataaacaatcaaacaacaaacaaacaaacagaaaaccaagcacataaacaaaaaaaataaccccaaattTATAGCTTCAGGTTATATACACTTTGGTAAGTCACTAAGATTCTGTGTAGTCTCAAATGATATCAAATCTGGGCATGGAACAGCTCAGCATAAGCTACTGCTCTTGTTCCAAATATATTATGAGAGGACTAAGTCATTCATTGTTATCTTATGGCATGTGATTATTGAAAGAACTGgaatatgtttatttctttttttgaatttggtgtacattttatatttcaaataggcCTTGTggatatgtattatgtattatgaaTGAATCATCCATTCTTTTTGAATTTGTCACTACTATGAAAAAGTGGTCTGGTTATTGTTCTACATTATCCATATTGATCCatgttaaagaagaaaaacaactgaTTTGAGATATGTGCAACTTAGATTTGCAAAATAATGAATCTCAGCAATAGCCTCTCAAAGGAATTTTGAGACTCTCACATTGGTTTGAGCTCCCAAAATTAAAAGTAACATTCAGGTTCTAGAAAAATCCTGGAGGaatcaaaataatgatttttGAGATTTGGACATAAAACCAATAGGAAGAAGACAAAAACCAGGTTTATTTCTTTGGAAGGAAAAGACCAAGGGAAGTGTTAAGTTATGTGGAAAGATTGTTAGTATTCCAGGCATAGTGATATCTTGTTATAAATCCTGAATAAAATAAGGAGAAATTGGTTTAAACTGTAGCAAAAGATTTACTAGTCATCAGTGAATGTCCAAAGTGAACCTTGTGTTCAGAATCCcgaggatgtttttttttttttttttttttttttttttttttttttttttttggtttttgggccacacccgtttgacgctcaggggttactcctggctatgtgctcagaaatcgcccctggcttggggggaccatatgggatgccgggggatcgaaccgcggtccgttccttggctagcgcctgcaaggcagacaccttacctctagcgccaccttcccggccccaccgaGGATGTTTTATAATTCAATTTTGTACTTTTAGAATGTCACTTTCATGATGATCTTTTCTTGGAAGGCAACaaagcaaatgaaacaaaacaaaaaacctttctcACTATGATTCTTAGAAATAAGTAACTTTCATTATTGAATTATTCATTACTGTGTTCTCAGTAAAATGGGTAGCTAATgaaatatttctgagcaaatatttAACATTCCATATTAAAGGGTGAATTTCCTTGAAGCTATCGGGAAGCAAATCTTTTAAACTTGCATTCTCTTTACTTGAGATATCTTGGTCTTCAAGTCTTTGTAAAACATCTCATTTCTATGATGAACCAGAAAGGTGGACATCTCTATATCTGTAAGCTGACAGTATGAGGATCTCTAAGGAAAGATCATGTTTCTTTCATCCCTAAATCTCACCAACTGgtgagattttattatttatctgatGATGTTCAGAAtcaaattattttagtaaaaagagctgaatattttatttatacattttttatttccttttggccATACTTTCCTTTTGACTTATGACTGGCTATGAGCACAAGGATTACCTGAGTGGtacttgggtgactatatggattggtgggaattgaacccagttagcTATGTGAAGGTAAATACCCTAATCACTGTACTTtcattctggccccttatttttaaaacaatttttttaaagttggctTAATTTCTATAGATTTTGTCCACTGCATGACACAACCTCTATaataaacctttaaaataaaaataactcctaCAATGTAGACTAAATTGATTTGGAAAGTGTTCCTCTTAAACTGTGGATTGATAAAACTatcaaacttaaaattaaaattgtattgtTGTTGAGTCAAAATCATGCCATCTGACAGTCTCTGAAAAACAAATTAGTACCAGTCTACAAGGTGCCAAAGTAAATTTTAcatgttcttttctttcactcagttaagccttttaaaattctttgaaataTGATCATATGGACAATTCATTAAAAACAGGATTAGGTTCCTTCTTTAGCAGCCCCTACTCTATCTAAACTATATAGAAAAATCTGTTGTCTTGCCAAAGACACTTTAACTTGAGATATTTGATTCAAAGTTTTCAACCAGGTAACTACAATGTGGGGATTAAAAgaacttatatttaaaatttagttcaTCCTTCAGCAAAGGTGCCAAGAATATACAAcagcggggccagcgaggtggtgctagaggtaaggtgtctgccttgcaagccctagccaagaaaggaccacagttcgatcccccggcatcccacatggtccccccaagccatgggcaatttctgagcaattagccattagtaacccctgagcatcaaacgggtgtggcctgaaaaaaacaaaacaaaacaaaacaaaagaatgtacaACAGGAAAAAGATAATAATGGTAAGAAAACTGGCCATGTTACATgcagaaaatgaaattaaacCCCCATCTTACTCCATAtttaaaagtcaactcaaaataagttaaaatacttaaatataaaacCTGAGACTAAAAttaccagaaaaatatgtaaaaagactttggagggctagagagataatacagtgagtagagcacttaccttgaatGCAACTgagttgggttcaatcccaggcacctcatatgcttccccaagtctgccaggagtaatcaatctctgaatgcagagctgggagtaaacctGGAACATAgccaggcgtgaccccaaaacaaagcaaacaaaaagcctCTAGACATTGGTTTGTTTGGgtaatacatttttgaaaatagcTCTAAAGgtcacaaaagcaaaaatagacatatcaaactaaaaagctcttTTCATAATAGGAAATGATCAATATAGTAGAgacaaggctggagcaatagtacatgggtagaatgcttgctttgcatgtagctgacacaggtttaatgctcagcatcccatatgcttttcATATgctccctgagtctaccaggagtaaccctcacccccaccccagcatcactgagtgtgactccaaaacaaaagacaaagtaGAGACACCTTCTGGTATGAAAGGAATTACTTAAGACATCAACTCTTAAATCTTAGGACACCTTTACGTGGTTAATATCCCAAAATATAAGAGACTCAAGAAAGTCAATAGCAAGAAAACAAATAACCTTATTAAAAGTGTATGAAAAGATACTCCGTATACTAACAGCAGAGAAATTCAATTCAAAGCACAAGGAAGGAACTAATCCCTCATTCCTATTAGAATTACCATTAAAAAAGGATATAGAGAAAAGGGAATGCTTAGGTACTGTTAGAGAAAAGTAAGGATATACCTTACTCAAAACATTAAAATTGACCTACCATATGTTATAACATTCTTACATCTGTttatatattcaaaagaaatgaaattatctCTGATAGAtgattgtattttctttcttgttccaacattattcacaaaaaaaagatatgaatcaACTTTGAGTGTTTCAGTAAATGAATGGcttaaaaaatgtgtatatagactatgtatgtacacacatattcacaaaatagaaaataaatcagtATTACAAATAGACATCCTGGAAATTGTGATAGAATGGGAGAGCTAGAAACATCATATTCACTGAAATACTCTAGGCACAGAAGGACATACAGAATCTTGCCAGTTACAGGTAGAATCAAAAAGAATCAAGGGACTAGAAgcagaaaggagagagataatTTGGGGGGATATTGGCCTAAGAATCTGAAGCTAcagctttataaaataaatgagtctaggggccagagagatagcatggaggtaaggcatttgcctttcatgcataaggactgtggttcgaatcccggcatcccatatggtcccctgtgcctgccagcgacaatttctgaacatagagccaggagtaactcctgagcgctgcaggtgtgacccaaaaaaccaaaataacataaaataaaataaatgaataaaaaaccaaaataacataacataaaataaatgaatctagAGATTTACCATATAATTAGGAACATTGTATTTGAATATTGGAAAATTtccaaaaaagtatatttttggtGTTTTCATATGGAATTGGTAACTGTAAAGACAGTAATTGAGTTCATTGTAATCAGATCACTATGGACTCATGTGCATTCATCAAGTTGTATTAAAGAGAAATACTTTACTTATAAGAAAACTTAGAACATGGCTTTCCTTCTCAGCCAGTGCTCTTTCTTTGTCTTCatctcctcccctttcttctttctatgtTACCATTGTTTCTATGATCATGACATAGAGGTGAGTTATAATTTTGAAAGTAAACCCTTTCACAATTTTCAACTATAAGCGTGTTTGGTAAAGGAAGaatattaattcaatttttaaagagAGATTCTTGTAAAATTTTCCTCCTATGATGAGTTTGTGATTGAGAAGTCACAATAAAGGGCTAAGGCAATCCTTAGAGTTTAGTGACCCCATGGACAGATATAACAATAATTTTGAATTGATCcatttgatctaagttttgataattcaatTTACCTTTgtgttataattaatattatgaagtaaatttgtttgtccCTGCATAAAGACTGGCTATAGTGGTGGGTAGAAGATTGAGGAAGGTCACATTGATGGTGGGCATGGTGTTTGAGCATTTAGTGCCTTAAAggactgtattataaacaaattGGTAAGTCACAGtgttacaataaaaaatgaaaaataattattcaatctAATTAAAATAGTTTAGTTAAAATATGTACTTCGAAAAGAAGGGGAGGTGCTAAGATAATCACTGAAGTAGAATATGCCctgttggggccggagtagtggcgcagcagtagggcatttgccttgcacatggctaacctaagatggaccacagtttaatcccccagcatctcatatggtcccccaagcagggagtgatttctgagtgcatagccaggagtaacccctgagtgtcatgggtgtggcccaaaaacaaacaaaaataatatatgtgtggGGCCCAGATTTTGAGTCCCAACATCACATGCCCATCCTCAGCATCATCAAGGCCCCGTGTGGCCTCTATAAGAAAAGTCATAATAAAATATCTTGTCTTTCCCTTATAATATAAATGCTTTATGTGTGTGATGctacatttctttgttttctgatgGGTTAAATGTAATTTTTCAGATGAGATCATTTCCATGTTTTGATACTTTTTCATCACATTTTTTatgtaatgaaaaataaatcctCTGATTATGGATGTGAACAGAGAATGGTTCAGTAAGAAAGATTCTGAATTTCCCCATCTTTTCTTTCAGATACATTTCATATTGCTCTTCAGTCGACAAGGGAAATTGCGGTTGCAGAAGTGGTACAAGACGCTCCctgacaaagaaaggaagaagatcaCCCGGGAAATCATTCAGATCATTCTCTCCCGGGGCCAGAGAACAAGCAGTTTTGTTGACTGGAGGGATCTAAAACTTGTTTATAAAAGGTGTGAGTAATTTCATAAAAACTGAGTGGATCTCTGGTTTGTTAAATTTGGAATGTTTTAGAGTAGATGATAATACTAAATCCTAACATTTGCCAATCTTTAAAGAATGTAGCCCAGAATTTGTACTCACAAATTAACTAGAAAAgaactctcttttctttctttaaattttttttaaaatgtagatacTATGGTTTCCATAGTTGTTTATAGTAGATTTTCAGGCTTATCCACGCTTGAAGTTCACTTACTGTGCCTCTAGTCCTCCACCACTGACCCTTCCAAGGTTCCCTACCACTCCTTTTTGCTGGTTTCTtgacaaaaacaatttttaagtttcatttattGTAATTTGGGTCCTATGATTATAGTACAATTGGTTCTAGTGATTTTGATATATACCAACATTTTGTCTTTCCATCACAAAATAACATTCTTAGGGACTGGGAGGTAGCAAAGTACTCTcatttttttgaaaacaaaacaaaacaaaacaaaaaaaaaacaaaaaactgtgccCAGATGGATTCAGGGCATTGAATATACATGTTGATAATGCATGCATGCATTCAAGAAATAGCTGAGGAGTCTGTGATTTTCCAGAAACTGTCATGCAGTTATGAACAAGACACAAACATTCTTGCTCATGTGAAGCaagagagagatattacagtggacaggatgtttgccttgcataaggctaatCTGGGTTCTCTTCCCTGCACACCAaacagtctctgagcactgcagacatgatccctgagcacagaatcaagagtaacccttgtACACTACTGGGTATTCTCCTCTCtccccaaataagtaaatatctCCACTTAgcaacaaatttggtggtggagGAATGCAGATGAGCCTTTAGAAATTAAATGGCTCTTTGGTCCCCTGTAATTACTCATCTTTGCAGATGTGGAAACTGAAGTCACAGAGAGTTTAAGtaattaaatttcaattaaatgaATTGTAATTGGCAGAGCTGGGATTTTTCTAAGCATTAACAGTAGGCATTCGAACcagtataattttttcttttctagatctGCTTATCTTGCTAAGGTCATAGTAGAATCTCGATTTATAGAAGAGAAAGTGGAGGTCTCCAGAGTAATTTTGCCATAAAAACATAGAGTATCATGCTTAAGCTAGCACCAAAATGCAGCTAACCTGACCCTATACCCAGCATCATTATTCAACTCTGCAGCTTCCAGGAGGAAAACTCTCATGAAAGACTCCTGTGGGTTGTTTATAAAATCTGAAAGGGAGAGATAGAAGTAACCTCTGCAGACAGTGGAGTAAATTACCAAGAAATTATGGAGACAAGCTCCTTTTGCTCACCCAAGGTTTTATCATGTAAGTATCCCAAGAGATATCAGGGAAGGCTTTGTATAATATGCATCCAGAAGGACAAATTGTAGTCACAGGAAGTTCCACAAAAAGCCTTTCCTTACCCTTCTGCCTACTGGTTTTCTAAAATCATTGGATTTTTTTGTCATTGAAACAATTGtgtttatgtttattattattatttattattatatatatttattgtatatattatatatataaacatactatatatatataaacatactttAGTGGGACTCAGCCCATCTTTACAGCTACTAGATAGAATAGAGTGAACAAGGCAAATAAGCAGTTCCCTTTCAGAAACCACTGATCAAGCCCTAAGAGATGGATCTTGGGCAATGGAATCTACTACTCTTGTGGGAGAAGTCTGAGCCAAGTAGGGTATCCAATTCCATCAAAGAAAAGAGGTTACCCGACAAAATGACCCAACTAAGCTTATAACTAAAGTTGAAGTGGGAGGTAGCTACATAGAGGGAAGGGATATGGAACATTATTTTAGGATGACAgtatgaaatgaaaagaaagctgGGTGGGTCCCTGGCACCCTGGCTAGGAATTTGGAGCTTAGTTTAAGAAAGGGCATATGGCAAGAAGGGCAGGAGTTTAGCAGGTATCTAAATTTCCATCAGAAAATGAGTCTGTCCCCCTGACAATAGCTCCTCATGGTccactttcattttttcttgcaTAACTAACAATCCAATTGCCATGAACCAAGTATTTCTGCATATTCTTTTATTTCGAGGGAGGTTATTGGGTCTAGTGAGTGATCACGTGACTCATATTTGGGAGAGGGCTATTGGGTGATCATGATACCATGGTGAGCATCTCTGAAGAGAAGGGGGAGCTAAGTGCATGTtgatggggtggggtgaggtgggaaTCATCTTCAGATTTAACAGGTTTGTCGTGTCattatatctcttttatttttcctttcaaggTATGCTAGTTTATACTTTTGCTGTGCAGTAGAAAATCAGGACAATGAGCTCTTGACCCTAGAGATTGTGCATCGTTATGTGGAGTTGCTGGACAAGTACTTTGGAAATGTAAGTGTAGTTCTGGTATGTCAGAATGAGTCTTCACTCCATTCTTACCAGGTTCTCCCATCTGCCTAACTTGTTGATTACTTTTGTATCAAGAATTAGGATATAaatttctcttcccccttttcctCTTCTGCAATGCCTAGTGAATGAAAGAGGCAAAGTTTCCAAAAGGCAGGTCTAGAGTCTCTCTTTAGCCCACAGCCTCCCTGAAGAGTTGGTTTCCatgaacttgattttttttttttttttttggtttttgggtcacacccagcagttctcaggggtttctcctggctctatgctcagaaattgctcctgaaaggctcggggggggggggggtgtccatatgggatgccgagatttgaaccaccgaccttctgcatgcaaggcaaatgccttacctccatgctatctctccggcccctccatgaaCTTGAATTTAATTGTGAAAAATTCCTTGATGTGCTGTACCCAAGTCTTCACTGACTCACCCCTGtctcttttagtttatttttgtagcCCCTCTCTGAATCTTTTTTATTAGTATACAAAAGTTAAGGTAttcttgacttttttgttttgttttgttttacttttggtccatgcctggtgatgctcaggcttaattctggctctacatGGGGCTCCCACCTGGAGGGCTTGGACAATATGCAGTTTTAGGGATTGAATACAgacgactacatgcaaggcaagtaccctgccatGATAGGAACTCCAGCTCCCTaaattttttagtatatgtgctaccaaAGTAAATACTGactccctattttttaaaaatattgaagtaaTCTTAGTTCTGTCATCCAGTAATGATTTTTATGTGTAGAGCCTTGTAATCTGACATCTGCATATGCTATCTAATGCTTCCCACCAAAAGTGAAGTTTCAGCTGACCACTATGCATTCTTGTTTGGTTGTTGGAGGCCACGACTGGTAATTGTCATAactgactcctgtctctgcacttagaattattcccggcagtgctctgggaaccaaaagggatgctggagattgaacccagatccaccacatgcaaagcaaatgtcctacccagttatctcttcagcccctgaaatGAAACCTTTAACCTTATATTTCTGTGACTACCATTATGACTTACTAATGTAAAAACCTGCTGTTATCTTTTGCATTTAAAATTAGCAGCTTTATAAATCAATATCTGTGTAATCTACAATTATGGTTCCCTTCAATAGTTTAGTTGTTGTCAATACCATATTGTTAACCCCATTTTACACCCCTGCGTTCCCCTTTTTCTCTGGTGATATCGTCCTGTGCGCAGTATTgaaggatattttattttctgttttagtcCTATAAGTGTTCTTTAACATTAGTTAAATGCATgcaagtgcacacacacacacacacacacacacacacacacacacacacacacacacacacacactaccaccaccaccaaactaAGGGCTAAAGATGTAATACAATGGGTGATGTGCTTTTCACTCAGTTTAGTCTCCTACACGTATGGTTAGTTCCTTG encodes the following:
- the AP1S3 gene encoding AP-1 complex subunit sigma-3 — encoded protein: MIHFILLFSRQGKLRLQKWYKTLPDKERKKITREIIQIILSRGQRTSSFVDWRDLKLVYKRYASLYFCCAVENQDNELLTLEIVHRYVELLDKYFGNVCELDIIFNFEKAYFILDEFIMGGEIQETSKKSAVKAMEDSDMLQETLEEYMSKPTF